The following proteins come from a genomic window of Phaeodactylum tricornutum CCAP 1055/1 chromosome 19, whole genome shotgun sequence:
- a CDS encoding predicted protein encodes MTTETTPMPAPSSPQSSTRTVSDTTSPTETSAAPDPFQAVLYASSQLSIVDTLSKLVRTLSTTVSLCMPDTGTTATTAADSVRDAVARLVERQERTTAHVVRHIMDLYQSLGERDAELAQLRQERDALRERVAVLGECLAYGTHTHGSPSTVTAANTDDLYSAPGLQKSPRKHSGKRVNSQHSRTNLIPFEIVLEEYQEERVEL; translated from the coding sequence ATGACGACGGAAACGACTCCAATGCCTGCTCCTTCTTCTCCGCAGTCCTCCACTAGGACTGTATCGGACACCACCAGTCCGACGGAAACCTCAGCGGCACCGGATCCGTTCCAAGCCGTTCTCTACGCCAGTAGTCAGCTTTCCATCGTTGACACCTTATCCAAACTCGTCCGGACGCTATCCACAACGGTATCTCTCTGCATGCCGGACACGGGCacaacggcgacgacggccGCCGACTCCGTGCGGGACGCCGTTGCCCGACTCGTCGAACGCCAGGAACGCACTACCGCACACGTCGTGCGGCACATTATGGACCTTTACCAGTCCCTCGGCGAACGCGACGCCGAACTCGCGCAACTCCGACAGGAACGGGACGCCCTACGCGAGCGCGTCGCCGTCCTCGGTGAGTGCCTCGCCTACGGAACACACACGCACGGATCGCCCTCCACCGTCACCGCCGCCAACACGGATGATCTTTACAGTGCACCCGGATTACAAAAAAGTCCCAGAAAGCATTCCGGTAAGCGGGTCAATTCGCAACACAGTCGCACGAACCTCATTCCCTTTGAAATTGTGCTGGAAGAGTACCAAGAAGAACGGGTGGAGTTGTAG